In Marivirga salinae, a single window of DNA contains:
- a CDS encoding MerR family transcriptional regulator produces the protein MSSYSIKDLEHLSGIKAHTLRIWEQRYNFIEPKRTDTNIRYYSDEDLKLVLNISTLKENGYKISKIAKMGEEELSQEVLKIAETNLRFPDQINSLTLSMIDMDEDRFESILNNNILKYGFERTMLNIIYPFLAKIGMLWQTGSILPAQEHFISNLIRQKMTVAIDGQYVTERESKGKWLLYLPEGELHELSLMFSAFLLRARKFKVIYLGQNLPKSDLYSVKEIHEPDYVLTICTAAPKKSEVQEYIDEVADLFSSATFFIGGFQVIGQDIKRKKNVEFIMKMEDLIDFIKEKDIELSPKRPEGQKNMKYE, from the coding sequence GTGAGCAGTTATTCAATTAAAGATTTAGAACACCTATCAGGAATTAAGGCACATACCTTGAGGATTTGGGAACAGCGATATAATTTTATCGAGCCTAAAAGGACTGATACCAATATTCGTTACTACAGTGATGAAGATTTAAAATTGGTATTAAACATTTCTACACTCAAGGAAAATGGATATAAAATATCCAAAATAGCCAAAATGGGTGAAGAGGAATTAAGTCAAGAGGTTTTAAAAATAGCAGAAACTAATCTAAGATTTCCTGATCAAATCAACTCATTAACCTTGAGTATGATTGATATGGATGAAGATAGGTTTGAGAGCATCCTAAATAATAATATCCTGAAATATGGTTTTGAAAGAACCATGTTGAATATTATTTATCCATTTTTAGCTAAGATTGGAATGTTATGGCAAACAGGGAGCATTTTGCCTGCCCAAGAACATTTCATTTCAAATTTGATTCGTCAGAAAATGACCGTTGCAATTGACGGACAGTATGTTACTGAAAGAGAATCTAAGGGAAAATGGCTATTGTATTTGCCAGAGGGCGAGTTACACGAATTATCTTTAATGTTTTCAGCTTTCTTATTGAGAGCAAGAAAATTTAAGGTCATTTATTTAGGTCAAAACCTTCCGAAATCAGATTTGTATTCTGTTAAAGAAATACATGAGCCAGATTATGTACTAACAATTTGTACTGCAGCTCCTAAAAAATCTGAAGTTCAAGAATATATTGATGAAGTGGCAGATTTATTTAGTAGTGCAACTTTTTTTATTGGTGGTTTTCAGGTAATAGGGCAAGATATTAAAAGGAAGAAAAATGTTGAGTTTATTATGAAAATGGAGGATCTAATTGATTTCATTAAGGAAAAAGATATTGAACTTTCCCCTAAAAGACCAGAAGGTCAAAAAAATATGAAATACGAATAA
- a CDS encoding RNA polymerase sigma factor, with product MTALEFGYAINNMTKSMKPFALRLTKDMEQANDLIQETVLKAFSNREKFSEGTNLKAWLFTIMKNTFITNYQRMVRRKTFIDTTENLHFINSTENIAQNSAYGSFAMADIVSQISKLDDVYKEPFMMHFRGFKYHEIAEKLEIPIGTVKNRIHIARKELKDALKIYA from the coding sequence ATGACAGCATTAGAATTTGGTTACGCGATTAATAACATGACGAAATCTATGAAACCGTTCGCATTAAGGCTGACGAAAGACATGGAGCAGGCAAATGATTTAATTCAGGAAACTGTATTAAAAGCATTTTCAAACCGAGAGAAATTTTCTGAGGGTACTAATTTGAAAGCATGGTTGTTTACTATCATGAAGAATACATTCATCACCAACTATCAGAGAATGGTGAGAAGAAAAACTTTCATTGACACTACTGAAAATTTACATTTCATTAATTCTACTGAAAATATTGCACAGAATTCAGCTTATGGTTCTTTTGCTATGGCTGACATTGTAAGTCAAATTTCTAAATTGGATGATGTTTATAAAGAGCCATTTATGATGCATTTCAGAGGTTTTAAATACCATGAAATAGCTGAAAAATTGGAAATTCCAATTGGAACTGTTAAAAATAGAATTCACATTGCCAGAAAAGAGTTGAAAGATGCTCTTAAAATATATGCCTAA
- a CDS encoding phytoene desaturase family protein gives MANKKVVVIGSGFAGLSTATYLANEGCDVTVLEKNKDLGGRARQFKAEGFTFDMGPSWYWMPDVFEKYFETFGKKVSDYYELQRLDPSYHVLFGKDDILKVPANMQEFKNMLEKLEPGSGVQLDKFLEQAAYKYEKGINDLVYKPGRSLTEFMSVKLLFDMVRMDIFSSIYSHVRKFFKNDRIIRLMEFPILFLGALPENTPALYSLMNYADISLGTWYPKGGMHKIVEGMVKLAEEKGVKFKTDQEVLSVDCEGNLAKRVITKNETYEADVIVSSADYEHTDQKILPESFRNYNTKYWESRTMAPSSLIFYLGVDKRIEGLVHHNLFFDHDFGPHAQEIYETPKWPNEPLFYVSAPSKTDDTVAPEGKENIFILMPVAPGLEDNEEIREKYYDLIMDRMEKILGEDIKKYVTYKRSYAHNDFINDYHSFKGNAYGLANTLKQTAILKPALKNKKLKNFYYAGQLTVPGPGVPPSLISGQVVGKEVMKDFI, from the coding sequence ATGGCAAATAAAAAAGTAGTAGTAATTGGTTCTGGTTTTGCAGGTTTATCAACTGCAACTTACCTTGCCAACGAGGGCTGTGATGTTACAGTCTTAGAAAAAAACAAGGATTTAGGAGGGCGAGCCCGTCAGTTCAAAGCTGAGGGCTTTACTTTTGATATGGGTCCAAGTTGGTATTGGATGCCTGATGTTTTTGAAAAGTATTTTGAAACCTTTGGCAAAAAAGTATCGGATTATTATGAGCTCCAAAGACTAGACCCTTCTTACCACGTCCTTTTCGGAAAAGACGATATTTTGAAAGTGCCTGCCAATATGCAGGAGTTCAAAAATATGTTAGAAAAACTTGAACCGGGTAGTGGTGTACAGCTAGACAAATTCTTAGAGCAAGCAGCTTATAAATACGAAAAGGGAATCAACGATTTGGTTTATAAACCTGGTCGTTCGCTTACTGAATTCATGAGTGTCAAATTGTTGTTTGATATGGTTAGAATGGATATATTTTCATCCATATATAGTCATGTCCGAAAATTTTTTAAGAATGATCGCATTATTCGTTTAATGGAATTTCCCATTCTTTTCTTAGGAGCTCTTCCGGAAAATACCCCTGCACTTTATAGCTTAATGAATTATGCTGATATCAGCTTAGGAACGTGGTATCCGAAAGGAGGAATGCATAAAATAGTGGAAGGAATGGTGAAGTTGGCAGAAGAAAAGGGAGTGAAGTTTAAAACTGATCAGGAAGTGCTATCTGTTGATTGTGAAGGTAATCTTGCTAAAAGAGTAATTACTAAAAATGAGACTTATGAAGCAGATGTGATTGTTTCTTCTGCTGATTACGAGCATACTGATCAAAAAATTCTTCCTGAGAGTTTTAGAAATTATAATACCAAATATTGGGAAAGTAGAACAATGGCGCCTTCTTCTTTAATTTTCTACTTAGGTGTAGATAAAAGAATTGAGGGATTGGTTCACCATAATTTATTTTTTGATCATGATTTTGGTCCTCATGCCCAAGAAATTTATGAAACTCCAAAATGGCCGAATGAGCCATTATTTTATGTAAGTGCTCCATCTAAAACTGATGATACTGTAGCTCCAGAGGGTAAAGAGAATATATTTATATTAATGCCTGTGGCTCCTGGTTTAGAGGATAATGAGGAAATAAGAGAAAAATATTATGATCTCATTATGGATAGAATGGAGAAAATATTAGGAGAAGATATCAAGAAATATGTAACTTATAAGCGTAGTTATGCGCATAATGATTTCATAAATGATTATCATTCATTTAAAGGAAATGCTTATGGCTTAGCCAATACTTTAAAGCAAACCGCTATATTGAAACCTGCTTTAAAAAATAAGAAACTGAAAAACTTTTATTACGCTG